One stretch of Camelus bactrianus isolate YW-2024 breed Bactrian camel chromosome 19, ASM4877302v1, whole genome shotgun sequence DNA includes these proteins:
- the REM1 gene encoding GTP-binding protein REM 1 isoform X2 produces the protein MTLNTQQQAKTPLCRRASTPLPLSPWGHQPGLLGTAPSSQSQHPRLGQSASLNPPTRQPSPAPNGWSSESSDSEGSWEALYRVVLLGDPGVGKTSLANLFAGKQERDLHEQLGDVYERTLTVDGEDTTLLVMDTWEAEKLDESWSQESCLQVGSAYVIVYSIADRGSFESASELRIQLRRTHQADHVPIILVGNKADLARCREVSVEEGRACAVVFDCKFIETSATLQHNVAELFEGVVRQLRLRRRDCAAREPPAPRRRASLGQRARRFLARLTARSARRRALKARSKSCHNLAVL, from the exons ATGACACTAAACACTCAGCAGCAAGCAAAGACCCCCCTATGTCGGCGAGCCAGCACTCCACTGCCCCTGTCCCCCTGGGGCCACCAGCCTGGCCTCCTGGGCACAGCACCTTCTTCACAATCCCAGCATCCCCGACTGGGCCAGTCAGCCTCCCTCAACCCTCCCACCCGGCAACCTTCACCTGCCCCCAATGGTTGGTCCTCTGAATCCAGCGACTCTGAAGGTTCCTGGGAAGCCCTCTACCGCGTGGTACTGCTTGGAGATCCTGGCGTAGGGAAGACCAGCCTGGCCAACCTCTTTGCAGGAAAGCAAGAGCGGGACCTCCATGAACAGCTGGGAG ATGTGTACGAGAGGACCCTCACGGTGGATGGAGAAGACACCACGCTGCTGGTCATGGACACTTGGGAGGCTGAGAAACTG GATGAAAGCTGGAGCCAGGAGTCGTGCCTGCAGGTGGGCAGCGCCTACGTCATCGTGTACTCCATCGCAGACAGGGGCAGCTTCGAGAGTGCCTCTGAGCTCCGCATTCAGCTGCGGCGCACACATCAGGCAGACCACGTGCCCATCATCCTGGTGGGCAATAAGGCAGACCTGGCCCGCTGCCGGGAAGTCTCCGTGGAAG AGGGCCGCGCCTGCGCTGTGGTATTCGACTGCAAGTTCATCGAGACGTCCGCCACCCTGCAGCACAACGTGGCGGAGCTCTTCGAAGGCGTGGTGCGCCAGCTGCGCTTGCGCCGCCGGGACTGCGCAGCCCGGGAGCCGCCCGCGCCGCGACGGCGGGCGAGCCTCGGTCAGCGCGCTCGGCGCTTCCTGGCACGCCTGACGGCGCGCAGCGCCCGCCGCCGGGCGCTCAAGGCCCGCTCCAAGTCCTGCCACAACCTAGCCGTCCTCTGA
- the DEFB124 gene encoding beta-defensin 124, which translates to MLGSSPLVFSSVSPQSPVAMTQLLLLIVALLVLGHVPPGRSEFKRCWMGQGACRPYCTKYETYMHLCPDASLCCLAYGIKPVAASKT; encoded by the exons ATGCTTGGTTCCTCTCCTCTTGTGTTCTCCTCGGTGTCCCCCCAGAGCCCTGTGGCCAtgacacagctgctcctgcttaTTGTGGCTCTCCTGGTCCTGGGTCATGTGCCGCCAG GGAGAAGTGAATTCAAAAGATGCTGGATGGGCCAAGGGGCCTGCCGGCCTTACTGCACGAAGTACGAAACCTACATGCACCTGTGCCCGGATGCCTCCCTCTGCTGTCTCGCCTATGGAATCAAGCCTGTGGCGGCCTCCAAGACTTAA
- the REM1 gene encoding GTP-binding protein REM 1 isoform X1, producing MTLNTQQQAKTPLCRRASTPLPLSPWGHQPGLLGTAPSSQSQHPRLGQSASLNPPTRQPSPAPNGWSSESSDSEGSWEALYRVVLLGDPGVGKTSLANLFAGKQERDLHEQLGEDVYERTLTVDGEDTTLLVMDTWEAEKLDESWSQESCLQVGSAYVIVYSIADRGSFESASELRIQLRRTHQADHVPIILVGNKADLARCREVSVEEGRACAVVFDCKFIETSATLQHNVAELFEGVVRQLRLRRRDCAAREPPAPRRRASLGQRARRFLARLTARSARRRALKARSKSCHNLAVL from the exons ATGACACTAAACACTCAGCAGCAAGCAAAGACCCCCCTATGTCGGCGAGCCAGCACTCCACTGCCCCTGTCCCCCTGGGGCCACCAGCCTGGCCTCCTGGGCACAGCACCTTCTTCACAATCCCAGCATCCCCGACTGGGCCAGTCAGCCTCCCTCAACCCTCCCACCCGGCAACCTTCACCTGCCCCCAATGGTTGGTCCTCTGAATCCAGCGACTCTGAAGGTTCCTGGGAAGCCCTCTACCGCGTGGTACTGCTTGGAGATCCTGGCGTAGGGAAGACCAGCCTGGCCAACCTCTTTGCAGGAAAGCAAGAGCGGGACCTCCATGAACAGCTGGGAG AAGATGTGTACGAGAGGACCCTCACGGTGGATGGAGAAGACACCACGCTGCTGGTCATGGACACTTGGGAGGCTGAGAAACTG GATGAAAGCTGGAGCCAGGAGTCGTGCCTGCAGGTGGGCAGCGCCTACGTCATCGTGTACTCCATCGCAGACAGGGGCAGCTTCGAGAGTGCCTCTGAGCTCCGCATTCAGCTGCGGCGCACACATCAGGCAGACCACGTGCCCATCATCCTGGTGGGCAATAAGGCAGACCTGGCCCGCTGCCGGGAAGTCTCCGTGGAAG AGGGCCGCGCCTGCGCTGTGGTATTCGACTGCAAGTTCATCGAGACGTCCGCCACCCTGCAGCACAACGTGGCGGAGCTCTTCGAAGGCGTGGTGCGCCAGCTGCGCTTGCGCCGCCGGGACTGCGCAGCCCGGGAGCCGCCCGCGCCGCGACGGCGGGCGAGCCTCGGTCAGCGCGCTCGGCGCTTCCTGGCACGCCTGACGGCGCGCAGCGCCCGCCGCCGGGCGCTCAAGGCCCGCTCCAAGTCCTGCCACAACCTAGCCGTCCTCTGA